The Flavobacterium piscisymbiosum genome includes a region encoding these proteins:
- a CDS encoding 3-deoxy-D-manno-octulosonic acid transferase, with amino-acid sequence MLFLYNLVISIAGFFLKIVALFSPKIKLFVAGRKNVFSILQEKIKLSDKTIWFHSASLGEYEQGLPVIEKIKEKYPNHKIIVTFFSPSGYEVRKNNTVADVTVYLPLDTKSNAKKFLKLVHPELAFFIKYEFWLNYLKELETSKTPTYLISGIFRDNQMFFKWYGGFYRKALKAFTYFFVQNESSKQKIEAIGFHNVIVSGDTRFDRVNAILERDNTLDFIENFKNNSPTIVIGSSWPKDEALLAEYINQAPDHVKFIIAPHNIKADQIASLKSQITKSTVLFSEKENQDLSTYNVFIIDTIGLLTKIYSYGTIAYVGGGFGNPGIHNILEPATFGIPIVIGPNYSNFAEAVQLVALQGCIVISNSNELKENLDRLLNDNNFFEEKSSICKSYIQDNTGATNTIMNIVS; translated from the coding sequence ATGCTTTTTCTATATAATTTAGTTATTTCTATTGCGGGGTTTTTTCTGAAAATTGTAGCGCTTTTTAGTCCGAAAATTAAACTTTTTGTAGCCGGTAGGAAAAATGTTTTTTCTATTTTACAGGAAAAAATAAAACTCTCAGATAAAACGATTTGGTTTCATTCGGCATCACTTGGCGAATACGAGCAAGGTTTACCGGTAATCGAAAAAATCAAAGAAAAATATCCAAACCACAAAATTATTGTTACTTTTTTCTCGCCCTCAGGTTACGAAGTGCGTAAAAATAACACAGTTGCCGATGTAACTGTATACCTTCCGTTAGACACTAAAAGCAATGCGAAGAAATTTTTGAAATTAGTGCACCCGGAATTAGCCTTTTTTATTAAATACGAATTTTGGCTCAACTACCTAAAAGAACTGGAAACAAGCAAAACACCTACTTATTTAATTTCGGGAATTTTCAGAGATAATCAGATGTTCTTTAAATGGTATGGTGGTTTTTATCGAAAAGCATTAAAGGCATTTACCTATTTCTTTGTTCAGAATGAAAGTTCGAAACAAAAAATTGAAGCGATAGGATTTCATAATGTTATTGTTTCCGGTGATACACGTTTCGATCGCGTCAATGCTATTTTAGAAAGAGACAATACACTTGATTTTATCGAAAACTTCAAAAACAACTCGCCTACCATAGTTATAGGAAGCTCCTGGCCAAAAGATGAAGCTCTATTAGCGGAATATATTAATCAGGCGCCGGACCATGTAAAATTTATTATTGCTCCACATAACATTAAAGCAGATCAAATAGCAAGTTTAAAAAGTCAAATCACAAAATCGACTGTATTATTTTCCGAAAAAGAAAATCAAGACCTATCCACATACAACGTCTTTATTATAGATACAATCGGGTTATTGACTAAAATTTACAGCTACGGAACGATAGCTTATGTTGGCGGAGGTTTTGGAAATCCGGGAATTCATAATATTCTTGAACCGGCAACATTTGGAATCCCGATTGTAATTGGCCCAAATTACTCCAATTTTGCAGAAGCAGTTCAATTGGTTGCGCTTCAAGGATGTATTGTAATTTCTAACAGCAATGAGTTGAAAGAAAATCTGGATCGTTTGCTTAATGATAATAATTTCTTTGAAGAAAAAAGCAGCATTTGCAAATCTTATATTCAGGATAATACAGGAGCAACAAATACCATTATGAATATCGTTTCTTAA
- a CDS encoding DegT/DnrJ/EryC1/StrS family aminotransferase — translation MKKIQMVDLKSQYEKIKTTVDASIQEVLDTNTYINGPLVHQFQKNLEDYLGAKHVIPCANGTDALQIAMMGLDLKPGDEVITADFTFAATVEVIALLQLTPVLVDVDITNMNIDIEAIKKAITPKTKAIVPVHLFGRAANMDAIMEIAAEHNLYVIEDNAQAIGADYISKSGTKSKVGVIGHVAATSFFPSKNLGCYGDGGAIFTNDDKLAHIIRGIVNHGMYERYHHDVVGVNSRLDSIQAGVLNAKLPLLDEYNAARRLAATKYNAAFAGNAHIITPEFDANENDHVFHQYVLRIIDADRNALLQHLQDKQIPCAIYYPIPLHSQKAYVDPRYKEEQFPVTNQLVQEVIALPMHTELDDEQIKFITDSVLEFLNK, via the coding sequence ATGAAAAAAATTCAAATGGTTGACTTAAAAAGTCAATACGAAAAAATAAAAACTACCGTTGATGCTTCTATTCAGGAAGTTTTAGATACAAATACTTATATAAACGGACCTTTAGTACATCAATTTCAAAAAAATCTTGAAGATTATTTGGGAGCAAAACACGTAATTCCGTGTGCAAACGGGACAGATGCTTTGCAGATTGCTATGATGGGATTAGATTTAAAACCAGGCGATGAGGTAATTACTGCCGATTTTACTTTTGCTGCAACTGTTGAGGTTATTGCGTTGTTGCAACTAACTCCAGTTTTGGTTGATGTTGATATCACGAACATGAACATCGATATCGAAGCTATTAAAAAAGCAATTACGCCAAAAACTAAAGCAATTGTTCCGGTACATTTATTTGGTCGCGCTGCCAATATGGATGCGATTATGGAAATTGCGGCTGAACATAACTTATATGTAATCGAAGATAATGCACAAGCCATTGGAGCTGATTATATTTCGAAATCAGGAACAAAAAGCAAAGTAGGAGTAATTGGTCACGTGGCTGCAACTTCATTCTTTCCATCTAAAAACTTAGGTTGTTATGGAGATGGAGGAGCAATCTTCACAAATGATGATAAATTGGCACACATTATCCGCGGAATTGTAAATCACGGAATGTACGAGCGTTACCATCATGATGTTGTAGGTGTAAATTCACGTTTAGACAGTATTCAGGCTGGAGTTTTAAATGCAAAATTGCCTTTATTAGACGAATATAATGCAGCACGTCGTTTGGCGGCTACAAAATACAATGCAGCTTTTGCCGGAAATGCACATATCATTACGCCGGAATTTGATGCAAACGAAAATGATCACGTTTTCCATCAATATGTATTAAGAATTATCGATGCAGACAGAAATGCTTTATTGCAGCATTTGCAGGATAAGCAAATTCCATGTGCTATTTATTACCCAATTCCTTTGCATTCTCAAAAAGCGTATGTTGATCCTCGTTATAAAGAAGAGCAATTTCCCGTTACCAATCAATTGGTGCAAGAAGTTATTGCTTTACCAATGCATACAGAATTGGATGATGAGCAAATTAAATTTATTACAGATTCTGTTTTAGAATTTTTGAATAAGTAA
- a CDS encoding nuclear transport factor 2 family protein: MRSLRVLILTVLISFSAFAQKSNTKDETAITNQVEILRKAMIDADGTKLKALTSDKLTYVHSNGNFQNQAEFIDGIVSGKSDFVTIEFQNQTISIQNDVAIVRHVLSAHTKDDGIDRDIKIGIMLVWQKQKHNWILIARQAYKLTT; encoded by the coding sequence ATGAGAAGTTTACGTGTTTTAATTTTGACGGTTTTGATTTCGTTTTCGGCTTTTGCTCAAAAATCGAATACAAAAGATGAAACTGCTATTACTAATCAGGTTGAAATTTTGCGTAAAGCAATGATCGATGCTGATGGGACGAAATTAAAAGCATTAACTTCAGATAAATTGACTTATGTTCATTCGAATGGTAATTTTCAAAACCAGGCAGAATTTATAGATGGAATCGTAAGCGGAAAATCTGATTTTGTTACTATTGAGTTTCAGAATCAAACCATATCGATTCAGAATGATGTGGCGATAGTGCGACATGTTTTGTCTGCTCATACCAAAGATGACGGAATCGACAGAGATATTAAAATAGGAATAATGCTTGTTTGGCAAAAGCAAAAACATAACTGGATTTTGATTGCCAGACAAGCTTACAAATTAACTACATAA
- the galE gene encoding UDP-glucose 4-epimerase GalE, whose translation MKVLVTGGLGFIGSHTVVELQNEGFEVVIIDNLSNSSEDVLKGITAITGKTPLFEKLDLREKASVQDFFKKHNDVTGVIHFAASKAVGESVEQPLLYYENNIASLVYLLQELQQKPEASFIFSSSCTVYGQAEKMPITEDAPVQAAMSPYGNTKQIGEEIITDTAKVTNISAILLRYFNPVGAHSSTEIGELPLGVPQNLVPFITQTGVGLRKELSVFGDDYPTPDGTAVRDYIHVVDLAKAHVIALQRLFNKKNLQKVETFNLGTGKGSSVLEVIHSFEKVSDKKLPYTIKPRREGDITEAYANTDKANNVLGWKAELSLDEAMASAWKWEQKVRS comes from the coding sequence ATGAAAGTATTAGTAACAGGAGGATTAGGATTTATTGGTTCTCACACCGTAGTCGAATTGCAAAATGAAGGCTTTGAAGTAGTGATAATTGATAATCTTTCGAACTCTTCAGAAGATGTTTTAAAAGGAATTACCGCCATTACAGGAAAAACGCCCTTATTCGAAAAATTAGATTTAAGAGAAAAAGCATCGGTTCAGGATTTTTTTAAAAAACACAATGATGTTACCGGAGTAATTCATTTTGCAGCTTCAAAAGCAGTTGGTGAAAGTGTAGAGCAGCCGTTATTATATTATGAAAACAATATTGCTTCGCTAGTTTATTTGCTGCAGGAATTACAGCAAAAACCAGAGGCAAGTTTTATCTTTAGTTCTTCTTGTACAGTTTACGGTCAAGCCGAAAAAATGCCAATTACAGAAGATGCTCCTGTGCAGGCAGCAATGTCTCCTTACGGAAACACAAAGCAAATAGGAGAAGAAATTATTACAGATACTGCTAAGGTTACTAATATTAGCGCCATTTTATTGCGTTATTTTAATCCGGTTGGAGCACATTCAAGTACCGAAATTGGAGAATTACCATTGGGAGTTCCTCAAAATTTAGTGCCTTTTATAACTCAAACAGGTGTTGGTTTACGTAAAGAATTATCTGTTTTTGGAGATGACTATCCAACTCCTGACGGAACTGCAGTTCGTGATTATATTCACGTTGTCGATTTAGCAAAAGCCCACGTTATTGCATTACAGCGTTTATTCAATAAAAAGAATTTACAAAAAGTAGAAACCTTCAATTTAGGAACCGGAAAAGGAAGTTCGGTTCTTGAAGTAATTCATAGTTTCGAAAAAGTAAGCGATAAAAAATTACCATACACAATTAAGCCTCGTCGTGAAGGTGATATTACCGAAGCGTACGCAAACACAGATAAAGCAAATAATGTTTTAGGCTGGAAAGCTGAATTAAGCTTAGACGAAGCCATGGCAAGCGCCTGGAAATGGGAGCAGAAAGTTCGCTCTTAA
- the fabD gene encoding ACP S-malonyltransferase, whose product MKAYVFPGQGAQFTGMGKDLYESSALAKELFEKANEILGFRITDIMFEGTAEELKETKVTQPAVFLHSVILAKTLGEDFKPEMVAGHSLGEFSALVANGTLSFEDGLKLVSQRALAMQKACEITPSTMAAVLGLADNIVEEVCASIDGIVVAANYNCPGQLVISGETTAVEKACEAMKAAGAKRALILPVGGAFHSPMMEPAREELAAAIEATTFSAPICPVYQNVTANAVSDANEIKKNLIIQLTAPVKWTQSVQQMIADGATLFTEVGPGKVLAGLINKIDKEAVTANA is encoded by the coding sequence ATGAAAGCATACGTATTTCCGGGTCAGGGCGCACAGTTTACAGGAATGGGCAAAGACTTATATGAAAGTTCGGCTTTAGCCAAAGAATTATTCGAAAAAGCCAATGAAATTTTAGGTTTTAGAATTACAGATATCATGTTCGAAGGTACTGCCGAAGAACTAAAAGAAACCAAAGTAACTCAGCCGGCTGTTTTTTTACACTCGGTTATTTTAGCTAAGACTTTAGGCGAAGATTTTAAACCAGAAATGGTTGCAGGACATTCTTTAGGAGAATTCTCTGCATTGGTTGCTAACGGAACTTTATCTTTTGAAGATGGTTTGAAATTAGTTTCTCAACGTGCTCTTGCGATGCAAAAAGCATGCGAAATTACTCCGTCTACAATGGCTGCTGTTTTAGGATTAGCCGATAATATTGTTGAAGAAGTTTGTGCTTCTATCGATGGGATTGTAGTTGCAGCCAACTACAACTGCCCAGGACAATTAGTTATTTCAGGAGAAACAACAGCTGTTGAAAAAGCTTGTGAAGCGATGAAAGCTGCCGGAGCAAAACGCGCATTAATTTTACCTGTTGGAGGAGCTTTTCACTCACCAATGATGGAACCAGCAAGAGAAGAATTAGCGGCCGCTATTGAAGCAACGACTTTCTCCGCTCCTATTTGCCCAGTATATCAAAACGTTACTGCGAATGCAGTTTCTGATGCAAACGAAATCAAAAAGAACTTAATTATACAATTGACTGCTCCTGTAAAATGGACTCAATCTGTACAACAAATGATCGCTGACGGCGCTACTTTGTTTACTGAAGTTGGTCCTGGAAAAGTGTTAGCAGGTTTGATCAATAAAATTGATAAAGAAGCGGTTACTGCGAATGCTTAA
- a CDS encoding DUF983 domain-containing protein, whose amino-acid sequence MSSALTHILSNECPICHKGKVFKDKSIFLTFGLPKMNEYCSHCNYKFQKEPGYFFGAMYVNYGLTVAQGIATYCVAQFFFEKNFDLRIIPIIAVVIIILTSFNLRFSRLAWIYMFKDYTK is encoded by the coding sequence ATGTCAAGTGCATTAACTCATATTTTAAGTAACGAATGTCCTATTTGTCATAAAGGAAAAGTATTTAAAGACAAAAGTATTTTTTTGACTTTCGGTCTTCCAAAGATGAATGAATACTGTAGTCATTGCAATTATAAGTTCCAGAAAGAACCTGGTTATTTCTTTGGCGCCATGTACGTAAACTACGGATTAACAGTCGCTCAGGGAATCGCCACGTATTGCGTCGCTCAGTTTTTCTTCGAGAAAAATTTCGATTTAAGAATCATTCCTATTATTGCGGTTGTAATTATCATACTCACTTCGTTCAATCTCCGATTTTCAAGATTAGCATGGATTTACATGTTTAAGGATTATACGAAATAA
- a CDS encoding helix-turn-helix domain-containing protein has product MKRYPVYSVQNFSCNDIHRDFYVNTFKEHLKSHSFIEEPHRHDSYLMVFFTKGSGQHEVDFDQFEIKKGSLFVLQPGQMHHWNLSEDIEGFVIIFSQELYNLYFGQKNINEYNFYHSIHNRPEMVFEENQIPKIQPYFDLLIQENNQENKYQLDKMLNLLDCIHIEIARKYNETYSHQAHSYNIKIDKFEILLEQYFREEKLPSFYAEKLNITLKHLNRICNEILQKTATEVITDRVVLEIKRMLIDKQLAVNEVAFKVGYEDYSYFSRFFKKQTGLSPTEFRNVK; this is encoded by the coding sequence ATGAAAAGATATCCTGTTTATAGTGTTCAGAATTTTAGCTGCAATGATATTCATCGTGATTTTTACGTAAATACATTCAAGGAGCATTTAAAAAGTCACAGTTTTATCGAAGAGCCACATCGACACGATTCGTATTTAATGGTGTTTTTTACCAAAGGTTCAGGACAGCATGAAGTCGATTTTGATCAATTCGAAATCAAAAAAGGAAGTTTATTTGTGTTGCAGCCCGGGCAAATGCATCATTGGAATTTGTCTGAAGATATAGAGGGCTTTGTGATCATTTTTTCGCAGGAATTATATAATTTGTATTTCGGACAGAAAAACATCAACGAGTATAACTTTTATCATTCCATTCATAATCGGCCGGAAATGGTTTTTGAAGAAAATCAAATCCCAAAGATTCAGCCTTATTTTGATTTATTAATTCAGGAAAATAATCAGGAGAACAAATATCAGCTTGATAAAATGCTGAATTTGTTAGATTGCATTCACATCGAAATTGCGCGTAAATACAACGAAACCTATTCGCATCAAGCGCATTCGTATAATATTAAAATCGATAAGTTCGAAATACTTTTGGAACAATATTTCAGAGAAGAAAAACTGCCCTCTTTTTACGCCGAAAAATTAAATATCACATTAAAACACTTAAACAGAATCTGCAATGAAATTCTGCAAAAAACAGCAACCGAAGTAATCACAGATCGAGTAGTTTTAGAAATAAAAAGAATGCTCATTGACAAGCAATTAGCAGTAAATGAAGTGGCGTTTAAAGTAGGTTACGAAGATTACTCGTATTTCTCGCGATTCTTCAAAAAACAAACCGGATTGTCTCCCACAGAATTTCGAAATGTAAAATGA
- a CDS encoding YceI family protein, whose product MATTKWSIDPTHSEIGFKVKHMMFTNVSGKFGTYDATITTDGDNFENAAIEFSADIASVDTANADRDGHLRSGDFFDVENHPKLTFKASSFKKINSGSYEITGDLNIRGVSKTVTFPVEYSGILTDPWGNTKVGLSIEGKINRKDWGLNWNSALETGGVLVGEEVKLNIELQFVKQA is encoded by the coding sequence ATGGCAACTACAAAATGGTCAATTGACCCAACACATTCAGAAATTGGTTTTAAAGTTAAACACATGATGTTTACAAATGTTTCAGGAAAATTTGGAACATACGACGCTACAATTACTACAGACGGAGACAACTTTGAAAATGCAGCTATCGAATTTTCTGCTGATATCGCTTCTGTCGATACTGCAAACGCAGACAGAGACGGACATTTAAGAAGTGGTGACTTTTTTGATGTAGAAAATCATCCAAAATTAACTTTCAAAGCTTCATCATTCAAAAAAATTAATTCTGGAAGCTATGAAATCACTGGAGATTTAAACATTAGAGGTGTTTCTAAAACCGTAACTTTTCCTGTAGAATATAGCGGAATCCTGACTGATCCTTGGGGAAATACTAAAGTAGGTTTAAGTATAGAAGGAAAAATAAATCGTAAAGACTGGGGTTTAAACTGGAACTCTGCTCTTGAAACCGGTGGTGTTTTAGTAGGCGAAGAAGTAAAATTAAACATTGAATTACAATTTGTAAAACAAGCTTAA